From Loxodonta africana isolate mLoxAfr1 chromosome 2, mLoxAfr1.hap2, whole genome shotgun sequence, the proteins below share one genomic window:
- the LOC100674766 gene encoding olfactory receptor 2T6-like, translated as MLYFSSQAFRSKSTVMDEDNRTLFSGFTLIGLFPHKKASSFLFSSICAIFFMAIVTNGVMVFLIHIDPHLHTPMFFLLSHLSFIDMMYISTIVPKMLVDYVLGKGTISFLACTAQYFLYMGFVGAEFFLLGLMVYDCYVAIYDPLHYRVLMSRRVCWIILASSWFGGALDSSLLTPLTISLPFCASHKINHFFCEAPTMLRLACGNKAAYEMVMYTCCVMMLLIPFSVVIASYAQILITVHQMKSAEGKKKAFTTCSSHIMVVTLFYGAALYTYMLPQSYHTPIKDKIFSAFYTILTPLLNPVIYSLRNRDVTGALRRVLARCNGACGETKE; from the coding sequence ATGCTATACTTCTCTTCTCAAGCCTTCAGGTCAAAATCAACTGTAATGGATGAAGATAACAGGACCTTGTTTAGTGGCTTTACCCTCATTGGGCTCTTCCCACACAAAAAAGCCTCAAGCTTCCTTTTTAGTTCCATTTGTGCCATCTTCTTCATGGCCATCGTAACTAATGGGGTCATGGTCTTCCTGATCCACATAGATCCTcacctccacactcccatgttCTTCCTACTTAGCCACCTCTCTTTCATTGATATGATGTATATCTCCACAATTGTGCCCAAGATGCTGGTTGATTATGTTTTGGGAAAGGGGACCATCTCCTTCCTTGCTTGCACAGCCCAGTACTTCCTCTACATGGGCTTTGTGGGGGCAGAATTCTTCCTGCTGGGGCTCATGGTCTATGACTGCTATGTAGCCATCTACGACCCACTCCACTATCGTGTCCTTATGAGCCGACGGGTCTGTTGGATAATCTTGGCCAGTTCTTGGTTTGGGGGTGCTTTGGACAGTTCCCTCCTCACCCCCCTCACCATAAGCCTCCCATTCTGCGCCTCCCACAAgatcaatcactttttctgtgaggCTCCCACCATGCTGAGACTGGCGTGTGGCAACAAAGCTGCCTATGAAATGGTGATGTATACCTGTTgtgtcatgatgctgcttatccCCTTCTCCGTGGTGATTGCTTCCTATGCCCAGATTCTCATCACTGTGCATCAAATGAAGTCAGCAGAAGGGAAGAAGAAGGCCTTCACCACCTGTTCTTCGCACATAATGGTGGTGACGCTGTTCTATGGGGCCGCTTTATACACTTACATGCTTCCTCAGTCCTATCACACCCCAATCAAAGATAAGATCTTCTCTGCCTTTTACACCATCCTCACCCCCTTGTTAAACCCTGtaatctacagcctgaggaacagggATGTGACGGGGGCCTTGAGAAGGGTTTTGGCAAGATGTAATGGGGCCTGTGGTGAAACAAAGGAATAG